A window of the Gossypium hirsutum isolate 1008001.06 chromosome A05, Gossypium_hirsutum_v2.1, whole genome shotgun sequence genome harbors these coding sequences:
- the LOC107937159 gene encoding uncharacterized protein, translated as MMGKENLPQPVNGGVSNDSCSNADIDDSGTYSRYSLDKEAGLPTCRVCQCSESDKRGDAALGFLGITPPLAEAVKSKGEAKPDTEGVQQDVESDESHSKSLRRESGFVEFISPEGEVFICSTDLEMGTCHHQDALIELGCSCKSDLALVHYACALKWFVSHGSTVCEICGNPAKNIRTSDFKKVVVSLKDYEALRERTASGDPNPAQIHSSSGVDPDAVAAIRRQRLSEISLWFSPHSNNNNNHSSSAVSQVVSEQPPNTVTEEVAPSENPATKWAVEGTGILLATGLLTVTLAWLIAPRVGKKTAKSGLHILLGGICALTVVVFFRFIVLTRIKYGPARYWAILFVFWFLVFGIWASRTHGAHTT; from the exons ATGATGGGTAAGGAAAACTTGCCTCAACCAGTTAATGGAGGTGTCAGCAATGATAGTTGCTCAAATGCTGACATTGATGATTCTGGAACTTATTCGCGGTATAGTCTAGACAAAGAGGCAGGTTTGCCTACTTGTCGTGTGTGCCAGTGTTCAGAATCTGACAAAAGGGGGGATGCTGCTTTAGGATTTTTGGGCATCACTCCTCCCTTAGCGGAAGCAGTTAAAAGCAAAGGAGAAGCTAAGCCTGATACAGAAGGAGTTCAACAAGATGTTGAAAGTGATGAGTCTCATTCTAAGAGTCTTCGGAGAGAATCTGGGTTTGTTGAGTTCATAAGCCCTGAAGGAGAGGTTTTCATCTGTAGTACTGATTTAGAAATGGGCACCTGTCATCATCAGGATGCATTAATTGAACTTGGTTGTTCTTGCAAAAGTGATCTTGCTCTAGTTCATTATGCTTGTGCTCTCAAATGGTTTGTTAGTCATGGATCTACTGTTTGTGAGATCTGTGGAAATCCCGCAAAAAATATCAGGACTTCCGATTTTAAGAAAGTTGTAGTTTCTTTGAAAGACTATGAAGCATTGAGAGAAAGGACTGCTAGTGGTGATCCTAATCCTGCCCAAATTCATTCAAGTTCAGGTGTAGACCCTGATGCTGTTGCTGCTATACGGAGGCAACGACTAAGTGAGATTTCATTGTGGTTCAGTCCACATAGTAATAACAACAACAATCATAGTTCTTCTGCTGTTTCACAGGTTGTTTCTGAACAACCCCCAAATACTGTCACTGAAGAAGTTGCTCCCAGTGAAAATCCTGCAACCAAATGGGCTGTGGAAGGTACTGGAATTCTGCTTGCTACAGGCCTACTTACTGTTACACTTGCATGGCTCATTGCTCCTCGTGTTGGAAAG AAAACGGCTAAGAGTGGTCTTCATATTCTTTTGGGAGGCATTTGTGCTTTAACAGTTGTGGTCTTCTTTCGCTTT ATTGTGCTGACAAGGATTAAGTATGGACCAGCTCGCTATTGGGCGATATTGTTCGTCTTCTGGTTTCTTGTGTTTGGTATATGGGCGTCAAGAACGCACGGTGCTCATACAACATGA